Proteins from a single region of Apium graveolens cultivar Ventura chromosome 7, ASM990537v1, whole genome shotgun sequence:
- the LOC141675257 gene encoding uncharacterized protein LOC141675257 yields MESVLCSAHMDLGFPDFPKTSIGYPKELADKSQQSVPLITYHDSGPNWSSTSNIMVNEWDFNPSSVSSVKPAEGLCDLVTKATSLDNKLAHYFETHSASYESTFQLSTEPNEFTTFPDEIILNLWEEVDAMEAQQVLASPTIGTNNGGTQKPAANK; encoded by the exons ATGGAGTCTGTCTTGTGCAGTGCTCATATGGACTTAGGCTTTCCAGATTTTCCAAAGACGAGCATTGGTTACCCGAAAGAACTTGCTGACAAATCCCAACAATCCGTGCCATTAATTACTTATCATGATTCAGGCCCTAACTGGAGCAGCACCTCTAATATAATGGTCAATGAATGGGATTTCAATCCCAGTTCAGTATCCTCAGTCAAACCAGCTGAAGGGCTGTGTGATCTTGTTACTAAAGCTACTTCTTTGGACAACAAACTTGCTCATTACTTTGAAACCCATTCTGCATCTTATGAATCCACTTTCCAGCTTTCTACTGAACCAAATGAGTTTACCACCTTTCCTGAtgaaataatattaaatctctGGGAAGAAGTTGATGCAATGGAGGCCCAGCAAGTTTTGGCATCACCTACGATAGGAACAAACAATG GGGGAACTCAGAAACCTGCTGCAAACAAATAG